In Mus musculus strain C57BL/6J chromosome 9, GRCm38.p6 C57BL/6J, one genomic interval encodes:
- the Olfr881 gene encoding olfactory receptor 881 yields MNWGRMALGNDSSVKEFILLGLTQQPELQLPLFFFFLGVYIFSVVGNLGLIVLIVLNPHLQTPMYYFLFNLSFTDLCYSSVITPKMLVSFVKQNIISHAECMTQLFFFCFFVIDECYILTAMAYDRYAAICKPLLYQVTMSHRVCLLMTVGVYVMGFVEAMAHTASMVHLIFCDSNIINHYMCEINALLKLSCTSTSINELVVYIVVGFNVIVPTLTIFITYTLILFNILSIHSAEGRSKAFSTCGSHMIAVSLFFGAAAFMYLKPSSASEDEDKVSTIFYTIMGPMLNPFIYSIRNKDVHIALKKTLKRSIFI; encoded by the coding sequence ATGAATTGGGGAAGAATGGCTTTAGGAAATGACTCTTCAGTGAAAGAATTTATCCTGCTTGGCTTGACACAGCAGCCAGAGCTCCaactgcctctcttcttcttcttcttgggagTCTATATATTCTCCGTGGTGGGGAACCTGGGCTTGATTGTTCTGATTGTGTTGAATCCTCACCTGCAAACCCCTATGTACTACTTTCTCTTTAACCTTTCCTTTACAGATCTCTGCTACTCTTCTGTCATAACCCCCAAAATGCTGGTGAGTTTTGTGAAGCAGAATATCATTTCTCATGCTGAGTGCATGACTCAActctttttcttctgcttctttgtTATTGATGAATGCTACATTTTGACAGCAATGGCTTATGACAGATATGCTGCCATCTGTAAGCCCCTGCTTTACCAGGTCACCATGTCCCATCGGGTCTGCCTCTTGATGACAGTTGGGGTGTATGTTATGGGGTTTGTGGAAGCTATGGCGCATACTGCCAGTATGGTACACCTGATCTTCTGTGATAGCAACATCATCAATCACTACATGTGTGAAATAAATGCTCTTCTAAAGCTctcctgcacaagcacttccatCAATGAGCTGGTGGTTTACATTGTTGTAGGTTTTAATGTAATAGTGCCCACTCTGACTATCTTTATTACTTACACGTTGATCCTTTTCAACATCCTCAGCATCCATTCTGCAGAAGGTAGGTCAAAAGCCTTCAGCACCTGTGGCTCCCATATGAtagctgtttctcttttctttggagCTGCAGCATTCATGTATCTTAAGCCTTCTAGTGCATCAGAGGATGAAGATAAAGTATCTACCATTTTTTATACCATTATGGGCCCAATGTTGAATCCTTTCATCTACAGTATAAGGAATAAGGATGTCCATATCGCCCTTAAAAAAACTTTGAAGAGAAGCATTTTTATTTAA